A single genomic interval of Burkholderiales bacterium harbors:
- the prmC gene encoding release factor glutamine methyltransferase, translated as MDTTLDAFLREAARALQDALGLPFGEAHLEARALAGHALSRSAAQLVAASNAVLSETDEARIRALIGRRRRGEPVAYITGRQEFYGLQFKVTPAVLVPRPETELLVEQALARIPPGEAVGVLDLGTGSGAVAIAIARERPQARVVATDLWVAALAVARENATRLGAANVRFVHGDWYEGLEGERFEVIVSNPPYVAAGDAHLQEGDLRFEPHEALVGGPDGLDGIRRIVAGCRDHLLAGGWLLLEHGFDQGEACRRLFGQAGLIDGFTVRDLAGLERVSGARLETLAGSPV; from the coding sequence ATGGACACGACGTTGGACGCCTTCTTGCGAGAGGCGGCGCGGGCGCTGCAGGACGCCCTGGGTCTTCCCTTCGGCGAAGCGCACCTGGAGGCGCGCGCCCTCGCCGGCCATGCCCTTTCCCGCAGCGCCGCCCAGCTCGTCGCCGCGTCCAACGCGGTGTTGAGCGAGACGGACGAGGCGCGGATTCGCGCGCTGATCGGGCGCAGAAGGCGGGGGGAGCCGGTCGCCTACATCACCGGACGCCAGGAGTTCTACGGTCTCCAGTTCAAAGTCACGCCCGCGGTGCTGGTCCCCCGGCCGGAGACGGAGCTGCTGGTGGAGCAAGCCTTGGCGCGCATCCCGCCCGGTGAAGCGGTGGGGGTGCTGGACCTGGGGACCGGCAGCGGCGCGGTGGCCATCGCCATCGCCCGCGAGCGGCCCCAGGCCCGGGTGGTCGCCACCGACCTCTGGGTGGCGGCGCTTGCGGTGGCCCGGGAAAACGCCACCCGCCTCGGCGCGGCCAATGTGCGCTTCGTCCATGGGGATTGGTACGAAGGACTGGAAGGCGAGCGTTTCGAGGTGATCGTTTCGAATCCGCCTTACGTGGCGGCCGGCGACGCCCACCTCCAGGAGGGGGACTTGCGCTTCGAGCCCCACGAGGCCCTGGTGGGGGGCCCCGATGGGCTCGATGGCATCCGCCGCATCGTGGCGGGCTGCCGCGACCACCTGCTTGCCGGGGGTTGGCTGCTGCTGGAGCACGGGTTCGACCAGGGGGAGGCGTGCCGCCGCCTCTTCGGGCAGGCCGGGTTGATCGATGGGTTCACCGTCCGCGACCTGGCCGGCCTCGAACGGGTCAGTGGTGCCCGCCTTGAGACTTTAGCCGGCAGCCCTGTATAA
- the prfA gene encoding peptide chain release factor 1, with product MKRSLVERLDKLERRLEEIDRALAREDAAADLDHYRKLAREHAELTPLVELYRGYRQRQQDLEAARTMLGDPELKELAEEELEQARGQIARIEAELQRMLLPKDPNDERNVFLEIRAGTGGDESALFVGDLFRMYSRYAERKGWKVEVLSASASELGGYKEIIAKIVGKGVYSRLKFESGGHRVQRVPATETQGRIHTSAATVAVMPEADEVSDVVLNPAELRIDTFRASGAGGQHVNKTDSAVRVTHLPTGIVVECQDDRSQHKNKAQALAILAARIKDKQLREQQSQQAATRRLLIGSGDRSERIRTYNFPQGRVTDHRINLTLYKIHQIMDGDLDELLDALATEHQSEQLQAMAETPA from the coding sequence ATGAAGCGCAGCCTGGTCGAACGGCTGGACAAGCTGGAGCGGCGCCTGGAGGAGATCGACCGGGCTCTCGCCCGGGAGGATGCGGCGGCCGATCTCGACCACTACCGTAAGCTCGCCCGGGAGCACGCCGAACTGACGCCCCTGGTGGAGCTTTACCGGGGCTACCGCCAGCGGCAGCAGGACCTGGAGGCCGCCCGGACGATGCTGGGCGACCCGGAGCTCAAGGAGCTGGCGGAAGAGGAGCTGGAGCAGGCCCGCGGGCAGATCGCCCGCATCGAGGCGGAGCTGCAGCGAATGCTCTTGCCCAAAGATCCCAACGACGAGCGCAACGTGTTCCTGGAAATCCGCGCCGGCACGGGGGGCGACGAGTCGGCCCTCTTCGTCGGAGACTTATTCCGCATGTACTCCCGCTATGCCGAGCGTAAGGGCTGGAAAGTGGAAGTGCTGAGCGCGAGCGCGAGCGAGCTGGGCGGCTACAAGGAGATCATCGCCAAGATCGTGGGCAAGGGGGTCTATTCCCGCCTCAAGTTCGAGTCCGGCGGGCACCGGGTGCAGCGGGTGCCGGCCACCGAGACCCAGGGTCGCATCCATACCTCGGCGGCCACGGTGGCGGTGATGCCGGAGGCCGACGAGGTGAGCGACGTGGTCCTCAACCCGGCGGAGCTGCGCATCGACACCTTCCGCGCCTCGGGTGCCGGCGGCCAGCACGTGAACAAGACCGACTCGGCGGTGCGGGTGACCCATCTGCCCACGGGCATCGTGGTGGAGTGCCAGGACGACCGCTCCCAGCACAAGAACAAGGCCCAGGCGCTGGCCATCCTGGCGGCCCGGATCAAGGACAAGCAGCTCCGGGAGCAGCAGAGCCAGCAGGCCGCCACCCGCAGGCTCCTGATCGGCAGCGGCGACCGCTCCGAGCGCATCCGCACCTACAACTTCCCCCAGGGCCGGGTGACCGACCACCGCATCAACCTCACCCTGTACAAGATCCACCAGATCATGGACGGGGATCTGGACGAGCTGCTGGATGCCCTCGCCACCGAGCACCAGAGCGAGCAGCTCCAAGCCATGGCGGAAACCCCGGCGTAA
- the hemA gene encoding glutamyl-tRNA reductase, which yields MERRPVTEAAILSTCNRTEVYCSTDQPDEAVRWLAGYHRIPAAALEPYLYQLPREQAVKHAFRVASGLDSMVVGEPQILGQFKEAVRTAEQAGTLGVLLHKLFQRTFSVAKEVRTRTDIGANSVSMAAAAVRLALKIFPSIGEQSVLFVGAGEMIDLCATHFAAHRPQRMTVVSRTLDRAEALAARLQCRAVTLSELPDVLALHDIVITCTASPLPLLGKGLVERAVRARKHRPMFVVDLAVPRDVEPEVGELDDVFLYTVDDLAEIVQEGMDARQGAVVQAEAIIDSNVVSFMEWLEARQMVPTIRALRDQAERQRRHELERALKALARGEDPVRVVEALSRALTNKLLHAPSHALSHATPEDRERLLELVHRLYQMHHPHP from the coding sequence GTGGAGCGGCGGCCGGTCACGGAAGCCGCGATCCTTTCCACCTGTAACCGCACCGAGGTGTATTGCAGCACCGACCAGCCGGACGAGGCGGTGCGCTGGCTGGCGGGCTACCACCGCATCCCCGCCGCCGCCCTAGAGCCCTACCTGTACCAACTCCCCCGGGAGCAGGCGGTGAAGCACGCCTTTCGTGTGGCGAGCGGCCTGGACTCCATGGTGGTGGGCGAGCCCCAGATCCTCGGCCAGTTCAAGGAGGCGGTGCGCACGGCGGAGCAGGCGGGGACCCTGGGGGTGCTGCTGCACAAGCTGTTCCAGCGGACCTTCAGCGTGGCGAAGGAGGTGCGCACGCGCACCGACATCGGCGCCAATTCCGTCTCCATGGCCGCCGCGGCGGTGCGCCTGGCGCTCAAGATTTTCCCCTCCATCGGCGAGCAATCGGTGCTGTTCGTGGGCGCGGGGGAGATGATCGACCTGTGCGCCACCCATTTCGCCGCCCACCGGCCGCAGCGCATGACCGTGGTCAGCCGCACTCTGGACCGGGCGGAGGCGCTGGCCGCGCGGCTGCAATGCCGGGCCGTGACCTTGAGCGAGCTGCCGGACGTCCTCGCCTTGCACGACATCGTCATTACCTGTACCGCTAGCCCCTTGCCCCTCCTGGGCAAGGGGCTGGTGGAGCGGGCGGTGCGGGCGCGCAAGCACCGGCCCATGTTCGTGGTGGATCTCGCCGTTCCCCGGGACGTGGAACCCGAGGTGGGCGAGCTGGACGACGTGTTCCTGTACACCGTGGACGACTTGGCGGAGATCGTGCAGGAGGGCATGGACGCGCGCCAGGGCGCGGTGGTGCAGGCAGAGGCCATCATCGACAGCAACGTGGTCTCGTTCATGGAATGGTTGGAGGCCCGGCAAATGGTGCCGACCATCCGGGCGCTGCGGGACCAGGCGGAGCGCCAGCGGCGGCACGAACTGGAGCGGGCGCTGAAGGCCCTCGCCCGAGGCGAAGACCCGGTCCGGGTGGTGGAGGCCCTGTCCCGGGCCCTCACCAACAAGCTGCTCCATGCCCCCAGCCACGCCCTGTCCCACGCGACCCCCGAGGACCGGGAGCGGCTGCTGGAGCTCGTTCATCGCCTGTACCAGATGCATCACCCCCACCCATGA
- the parC gene encoding DNA topoisomerase 4 subunit A: MGNQSELFEGGATVVGEKPKPKGSPPAGGSGGGRLPPSFAPLEGEPGDALPLGRYASTQYLQYAVATVKDRALPRLADGQKPVQGRILYAMWEAGLRSGAKRTKSAAVVGDVLGKYHPHGDASVYDALVRQAQDWTLRYPLIDGEGNFGSRDGDDPAAYRYTEARLTRFAEVLLAEVDQGTVDLVPNYDGTRTEPKVLPARLPVVLLNGASGIAVGMATEIPSHNLNEVARAAIALIRDPGLGVEELMQYVPGPDFPGGAQIITPPEELKQAYETGRGTIRVRARWTIERLARGQWQVVVHELPPGTSARKVLEEIEAITNPQPKPGKKSLAPEQVREKQLMLSMLDRARDESDRAHPVRLVFEPKTSRVDETEFVNLLLAKTSLETNVSLNLTMVGLDGRPATKSLKQALAEWLEFRLATVTRRTRHRLAQVLERIHVLQGRMLVLLHVDKVIKIIRAADDPKAELIKAFKLTERQAEDILEIRLRQLAKLEHLKVEKELEELRKERETLEKVLASRRALENLVVKEIEADAKTYGDGRRTLIEATEKAAVAAPVIDEPVTVIFSRNGWVRSRQGWEVDASALSFKEGDSLAALIRCRTVDPVVFLDSNGRAYTVQASELPSARGDGAPASSLVEVQAGGRILHCVAGRPDTRVLVAGSGGYGFITTLGDMVSTRRAGREFMALEPGEAPIAPFVFEDSPGNYVAALSERGRLLLFSIAEMKRLARGRGSDRHGAGDGRKARRGGGVGPAGALGQRRRAPQRKEQDPGPRGRETGPLLRASGPHGAGAARKAPPAPRPVGPGSAGRLSAGACGPPRPPVLLVRPGCSHTIINHFLHFRSAGEAFRARRRGHAVVHHRNQSPERPRRGAGKGRVPDGSADGCAARPGGAAAGHGSRDPFHL; the protein is encoded by the coding sequence ATGGGAAACCAGTCGGAGCTGTTCGAAGGCGGCGCGACCGTCGTCGGGGAAAAACCGAAACCCAAGGGCTCGCCTCCGGCCGGCGGGTCGGGCGGCGGGAGGCTGCCGCCCTCCTTCGCCCCCCTGGAGGGCGAGCCCGGCGATGCCCTGCCCCTGGGCAGATATGCATCGACCCAGTACCTGCAGTACGCCGTCGCCACGGTCAAGGACCGGGCGCTGCCCCGGCTCGCCGACGGGCAGAAGCCGGTGCAGGGCCGAATCCTCTACGCCATGTGGGAGGCGGGGCTGCGCTCCGGCGCCAAGCGCACCAAGTCCGCTGCGGTGGTGGGCGATGTCCTCGGGAAGTACCATCCCCACGGCGACGCGTCGGTGTACGACGCCCTGGTGCGCCAAGCCCAGGACTGGACCCTGCGCTACCCCCTGATCGACGGGGAGGGCAACTTCGGTTCCCGGGACGGGGACGACCCCGCCGCCTACCGCTACACGGAGGCGCGGCTCACCCGGTTCGCCGAGGTGCTGCTCGCCGAGGTGGACCAGGGCACGGTGGACCTGGTGCCCAACTACGACGGCACCCGCACCGAGCCTAAGGTATTGCCGGCGCGTCTTCCCGTGGTGCTCTTGAACGGCGCCTCGGGCATCGCGGTGGGCATGGCCACCGAGATCCCCAGCCACAACCTGAACGAGGTGGCGCGCGCGGCGATTGCCCTGATCCGCGATCCCGGGCTCGGCGTGGAAGAGCTCATGCAGTACGTCCCGGGCCCCGACTTCCCTGGAGGCGCCCAGATCATTACCCCGCCCGAGGAGCTCAAGCAGGCCTACGAAACGGGGCGGGGAACGATCCGGGTGCGGGCGCGCTGGACAATCGAGCGCCTGGCCCGGGGCCAGTGGCAGGTGGTGGTGCACGAGCTGCCGCCCGGCACCTCCGCCCGCAAGGTGCTGGAGGAAATCGAGGCCATCACCAATCCCCAGCCCAAGCCAGGCAAGAAGTCCCTGGCGCCGGAGCAGGTGCGGGAGAAGCAGCTCATGCTCTCCATGCTGGACCGGGCCCGGGACGAGTCCGACCGGGCCCACCCGGTGCGGCTGGTGTTCGAGCCCAAGACTTCCCGCGTCGACGAGACCGAGTTCGTGAACCTGCTGCTGGCCAAGACCAGCCTGGAGACCAACGTCTCCCTGAATCTCACCATGGTGGGGCTGGACGGGCGGCCCGCCACCAAGTCGCTGAAGCAGGCGCTCGCCGAGTGGCTCGAGTTCCGCCTCGCCACGGTGACCCGGCGCACGCGGCACCGGCTGGCGCAGGTGTTGGAGCGCATCCACGTGCTGCAAGGGCGCATGCTGGTGCTGCTCCACGTGGACAAGGTGATCAAGATCATCCGGGCCGCCGACGATCCCAAGGCCGAGCTCATTAAGGCGTTCAAGCTCACCGAGCGCCAGGCGGAGGACATCCTGGAGATCCGGCTGCGCCAGCTCGCCAAGCTCGAGCACCTCAAGGTGGAGAAAGAGCTGGAGGAGCTGCGCAAGGAGCGGGAGACGCTGGAGAAGGTGCTGGCGAGCCGGCGGGCCCTGGAGAACCTGGTGGTCAAGGAGATCGAGGCCGACGCCAAGACCTACGGCGACGGGCGCCGAACCCTCATCGAGGCCACCGAAAAGGCGGCGGTCGCCGCCCCCGTCATCGACGAGCCGGTGACGGTGATCTTTTCCCGCAACGGCTGGGTGCGCAGCCGCCAGGGCTGGGAAGTGGACGCCTCCGCCCTCTCCTTCAAGGAAGGCGATTCCCTGGCCGCCCTGATCCGCTGCCGCACCGTGGACCCGGTGGTGTTCCTCGACTCCAACGGACGGGCCTACACCGTGCAGGCCTCGGAGCTGCCGAGCGCCCGGGGCGACGGCGCGCCCGCCTCCTCCCTGGTGGAGGTGCAGGCAGGCGGCCGTATCCTGCACTGCGTAGCGGGCAGGCCGGACACCCGGGTGCTGGTGGCGGGAAGCGGCGGCTACGGCTTCATCACCACCCTCGGCGACATGGTGTCCACCCGCCGGGCCGGGCGCGAGTTCATGGCGCTGGAACCGGGGGAGGCCCCCATCGCGCCCTTCGTCTTCGAGGACTCCCCGGGCAACTACGTGGCGGCCCTCTCGGAGCGGGGGCGGCTGCTCCTCTTTTCCATCGCCGAGATGAAGCGCCTGGCCCGGGGCCGGGGGAGTGATCGTCATGGGGCTGGAGACGGACGAAAAGCTCGCCGCGGTGGCGGTGTCGGACCAGCAGGAGCTCTCGGTCAGCGGCGTCGCGCCCCGCAGCGGAAAGAGCAAGACCCTGGTCCTCGCGGGCGAGAAACTGGCCCATTATTGCGGGCATCGGGCCCGCATGGGGCGGGGGCTGCCCGAAAAGCTCCGCCCGCCCCTCGGCCTGTCGGTCCCGGCTCGGCCGGGCGCCTGAGCGCCGGCGCCTGCGGCCCGCCAAGGCCCCCCGTCCTGCTGGTGCGCCCCGGATGTTCCCATACTATAATCAATCACTTTTTGCATTTTCGGAGCGCCGGCGAGGCGTTTCGTGCCCGCCGGCGGGGCCATGCAGTTGTACACCATCGGAATCAATCACCAGAGCGCCCCCGTCGAGGTGCGGGAAAAGGTCGCGTTCCAGACGGAAGCGCTGACGGATGCGCTGCGCGACCTGGTGGAGCGGCGGCCGGTCACGGAAGCCGCGATCCTTTCCACCTGTAA
- the parE gene encoding DNA topoisomerase 4 subunit B, whose protein sequence is MAKDAGYSAKDIEILEDLSPILHRPGMYTDPQNPNHALVEVIDNAADEGLAGFAKRVSVILHEDGSATVEDDGRGIPIDVHPKKKVPAVQVIFTTLHSGGKFRKTDKDAAYRIAGGLHGVGVCVSNALSRRLEVEVKRDGGHYRIVFADNGQVKEPLRKIAAVGPRETGTRVRFWPDAKYFDSPKIDVQQIVALLRAKAMLLPGVRFTLGIEKKGRIETTEWHFPEGIRGYFAEAMAGLGPVAAPFYGERYITAQSESDSFAEGEGALWAIAWTAEGETVTESYVNMIPTRHGGTHVAGLREGVYQAVRNFIDLHSMGSRGLKVVPEDVWSRASYVLAVKMLDPQFKGQVKNELISRDAVKLVAQMVRDPFELWLNQHVEEGRRIAELAIRQAQARTRAAQKVERRKSSGVAVLPGKLTDCASDDPERSELFIVEGDSAGGSAKQARDKEFQAVLPLKGKPKNTWQDDPHTLYSNKEIEAIALAIGVDHHKPGDAVDLSGLRYKRIIILADADVDGAHIQVLLLTLFFRHFPKLIEGGHVYVARPPLYRVDVPAQGKGRPARKLYALDDAELESLLAKLADEGVRPGSWTVSRFKGLGEMNPEQLWETTLNPDTRRVLPVSLAGAELQESLSVFNMMMARENAAQRREWMEAYGNLVEADIT, encoded by the coding sequence ATGTACACCGATCCCCAGAACCCCAACCACGCCCTGGTGGAGGTGATCGACAACGCCGCCGACGAGGGGCTCGCCGGGTTCGCGAAGCGCGTCTCGGTGATCCTGCACGAGGACGGCTCCGCCACCGTGGAGGACGACGGCCGGGGCATTCCCATCGACGTCCACCCCAAGAAAAAGGTGCCGGCGGTGCAGGTGATCTTCACCACGTTGCATTCCGGCGGCAAGTTCCGCAAGACCGACAAGGACGCGGCCTACCGCATCGCCGGGGGGCTCCACGGGGTCGGCGTGTGCGTGTCCAACGCCCTGTCCCGGCGGCTCGAGGTGGAGGTGAAGCGGGACGGCGGCCACTACCGCATCGTGTTCGCCGACAACGGCCAGGTGAAGGAGCCCTTGCGGAAAATCGCCGCCGTGGGGCCCCGGGAGACCGGGACCCGGGTGCGCTTCTGGCCCGATGCCAAGTATTTCGACTCGCCGAAGATCGACGTCCAGCAGATCGTGGCACTGCTGCGCGCCAAGGCCATGTTGCTGCCCGGCGTGCGCTTCACCTTGGGGATCGAGAAGAAGGGCCGAATCGAGACTACCGAGTGGCACTTCCCGGAGGGGATCCGGGGCTACTTCGCCGAGGCCATGGCCGGGCTCGGGCCCGTCGCCGCGCCCTTCTACGGCGAGCGCTACATCACCGCCCAGTCCGAGTCCGACAGCTTCGCGGAAGGAGAGGGGGCCCTGTGGGCCATCGCCTGGACCGCCGAGGGCGAAACCGTCACCGAGTCCTACGTCAACATGATCCCCACGCGCCACGGCGGCACCCATGTGGCGGGTCTGCGGGAAGGGGTCTACCAGGCGGTTAGGAACTTCATCGACCTGCACTCCATGGGCAGCCGCGGCTTGAAGGTGGTGCCGGAGGACGTGTGGTCCCGCGCCTCCTACGTGCTGGCGGTCAAGATGCTGGATCCCCAGTTCAAGGGCCAGGTGAAGAACGAGCTGATCTCCCGCGATGCGGTGAAGCTCGTGGCCCAGATGGTGCGCGACCCCTTCGAGCTGTGGCTCAACCAGCACGTGGAGGAAGGCAGGCGCATCGCCGAGCTGGCGATCCGCCAGGCCCAGGCCCGCACCCGGGCGGCGCAGAAGGTGGAGCGGCGCAAGAGCTCCGGCGTGGCGGTGCTGCCCGGCAAGCTCACCGATTGCGCCAGCGACGACCCGGAGCGCAGCGAGCTCTTCATCGTGGAAGGCGATTCCGCAGGCGGCTCGGCCAAGCAGGCCCGGGACAAGGAGTTCCAGGCGGTGCTGCCCCTCAAGGGCAAACCGAAGAACACCTGGCAGGACGATCCCCATACTCTCTACTCCAACAAGGAGATCGAGGCCATCGCGCTGGCCATCGGCGTCGATCACCACAAGCCCGGCGACGCGGTGGATCTTTCGGGGCTGCGCTACAAGCGCATCATCATCCTGGCGGATGCGGACGTGGACGGGGCCCACATCCAGGTGCTGCTCTTGACCCTCTTCTTCCGCCATTTCCCCAAGCTGATCGAGGGCGGCCACGTGTACGTGGCCCGGCCGCCCCTGTACCGCGTCGACGTGCCGGCCCAGGGCAAGGGCCGCCCGGCGCGCAAGCTCTACGCCCTGGACGACGCCGAGCTGGAATCGCTGCTCGCGAAGCTCGCCGACGAGGGCGTGCGCCCCGGGAGTTGGACGGTGAGCCGTTTCAAGGGCCTGGGGGAGATGAACCCGGAGCAGCTCTGGGAGACGACCCTCAATCCGGACACGCGCCGCGTGCTGCCGGTCAGCCTCGCCGGGGCCGAGCTGCAGGAGTCCCTTTCCGTCTTCAACATGATGATGGCCCGGGAAAACGCCGCCCAGCGCCGGGAGTGGATGGAGGCTTACGGCAACCTGGTGGAGGCGGACATCACGTGA